The Nitrospiraceae bacterium genome includes a window with the following:
- a CDS encoding TPM domain-containing protein yields the protein MATGKPMFLTEEGRNRVELVVRETELRTRAEIVPMVVARSGLYREAPYRAGVVSATAALALLLTTESLWLPWGWHAGNGVLLLLLTIVAYGVGAWFGTTETGIRWFVSRERMRHKVLMRAERAFAQHGVGQTRERTGVLLLVSLLERQVSLWPDRALRELVPALEWEPVVATIVPHLSAGNLAEGLCAGIEHCGRFLADRLPPRPGDNPDELPNRVIQE from the coding sequence GTGGCGACTGGTAAGCCGATGTTCCTGACCGAGGAGGGGCGAAACCGCGTCGAATTGGTCGTCCGTGAAACTGAGTTGCGGACGAGGGCGGAAATCGTGCCCATGGTCGTGGCTCGCTCAGGTCTCTATCGCGAGGCGCCCTACCGCGCCGGGGTTGTGTCGGCTACCGCGGCCTTGGCGCTGTTGCTCACTACAGAATCGCTCTGGTTGCCTTGGGGATGGCACGCCGGAAACGGGGTGTTGCTCTTGCTGTTGACGATAGTGGCCTATGGGGTGGGGGCGTGGTTCGGTACTACCGAAACAGGCATTCGGTGGTTTGTGTCGCGGGAGCGCATGCGTCACAAAGTACTCATGCGAGCGGAACGGGCGTTTGCGCAACATGGCGTGGGACAAACCCGAGAACGTACCGGTGTGCTCCTGTTGGTGTCGTTGCTGGAGCGGCAAGTCTCGCTCTGGCCGGACCGGGCCCTGCGCGAACTGGTTCCCGCGCTGGAGTGGGAGCCGGTTGTGGCGACCATCGTGCCCCATCTCTCCGCCGGAAATCTCGCCGAGGGGTTGTGTGCCGGTATCGAGCACTGTGGCCGGTTCTTGGCCGACCGCCTTCCGCCACGCCCTGGCGACAATCCCGACGAACTACCCAATCGAGTCATTCAGGAATGA